Genomic window (Mixophyes fleayi isolate aMixFle1 unplaced genomic scaffold, aMixFle1.hap1 Scaffold_3628, whole genome shotgun sequence):
tactggagggagggggggagagatctgtgtgtgtgggagactggggggagagatctgtgtgtgtgggagactggagggggggggagagatctgtgtgtgtgggggagactggaggagggggggggggagagagatctgtgtgtgtgggagactggaggagggggggggagagatctgtgtgtgtgggagactggaggagggggggggagagatctgtgtgtgtgggagactggagggagggggggagagatctgtgtgtgtgggagactggggggagagatctgtgtgtgtgggagactggaggagggggggggagagatctgtgtgtgtgggagactggaggagggggggggagatctgtgtgtgtgggagactggagggggagggagagatcTGTGTAtgtgggagactggagggaggggggggagatctgtgtgtgtgtgggagactggaggagggggggggagagatctgtgtgtgtgggagactggaggagggggggggagagatctgtgtgtgtgggagactggaggagggggggggagagatctgtgtgtgtgggagactggaggagggggggggagagatctgtgtgtgtgggagactggaggaggggggggagagatctgtgtgtgtgtgagactggagggaggggggggagatatctgtgtgtgtgtgagactggagggaggggggggagatctgtgtgtgtgggagactggaggagggggggagagatctgtgtgtgtgggagactggaggagggggggggagagatctgtgtgtgtgggagactggaggagggggggggagagatctgtgtgtgtgtgggagactggaggaggggggggggagagatctgtgtgtgtgggagactggaggagggggggagagatctgtgtgtgtgggagactggaggagggggggagagatctgtgtgtgcgGGAGACTGGAGGAGGcggggagagatctgtgtgtgcgggagactggagggggggggggagagagatctgtgtgtgtgggagactggaggagggggggggagagagatctgtgtgtgtgggagactggagggaggggggagagagatctgtgtgtgcgggagactggagggagggggggagagatctgtatgtgtgggagactggagggagggggggagagatctgtatgtgtgggagactggagggaggggggagagatctgtgtgtgtgggagactgggggggagagatctgtgtgtgtgggagactggaggggggggggagagatctgtgtgtgtgggagactggagggagggggggagagatctgtgtgtgtgggagactgggggggagagatctgtgtgtgtgggagactggaggggggggggagagatctgtatgtgtgggagactggagggagggggggagagatctgtgtgtgtgggagactgggggggagagatctgtgtgtgtgggagactggaggggggggggggagagatctgtgtgtgtgggggagactggaggagggggggggagagagatctgtgtgtgtgtgggagactggagggggggggagagatctgtgtgtgcgGGAGActggagggggggagagatctgtgtgtgggagactggagggggggggggagatgtgtgtgtgtgggagactggaggagggggggagatctgtgtgtgtgggagactggaggaggggggggagatctgtgtgtgtgggagactggaggagggggggggagagagatctgtgtgtgtgggagactggaggaggggggggggagagatctgtgtgtgggagactggaggggggggggagatgtgtgtgtgtgtgggagactggaggggggggggagatgtgtgtgtgtgggagactggaggaggggggggagatctgtgtgtgtgggagactggaggagggggggcgagatctgtgtgtgtgggagactggaggaggggggggggagagatctgtgtgtgtgggagactggaggagggggggggggagagatctgtgtgtgtgggagactggaggagggggggggagagatctgtgtgtgtgggagactggaggaggggggaggggagagatctgtgtgtgtgggagactggaggaggggggggagatctgtgtgtgtgggagactggaggaggggggggggagagatctgtgtgtgtgggagactggaggaggggggggagatctgtgtgtgtgggagactggaggaggggggggggagagatctgtgtgtgtgggagactggaggaggggggggggagagatctgtgtgtgggagactggagggggggggagatgtgtgtgtgtgggagactggaggagggggggagatctgtgtgtgtgggagactggaggagggggggggagatctgtgtgtgtgggagactggaggagggggggggagagatctgtgtgtgtgggagactggaggaggggggggggagagatctgtgtgtgtgggagactggaggagggggggggggagagatctgtgtgtgtgggagactggaggaggggggaggggagagatctgtgtgtgtgtgggagactggaggaggggggggagagatctgtgtgtgtgggagagtggagggaggggggggagagatctgtgtgtgtgggagagtggagggaggaggggagagatctgtgtgtgtgggagactggagggaggggggggagatctgtgtgtgtgggagagtggagggggggggggagagatctgtgtgtgtgggagagtggagggggggggggagagatctgtgtgtgtgggagagtggagggagggggggagagatctgtgtgtgtgggagagtggagggaggggggggagagatctgtgtgtgtgggagagtggagggggggggagagatctgtgtgtgtgggagagtggaggggggggggggagagatctgtgtgcaggaCAGGGCACTTCATTCCTCATGGAGGTCTGGGGATTTTTGACTTGTGTATGACAGGGAAGGACATCAGTGGAGAGAGTGCAGCCCCCACATTAGTACTGCAGCCCCCACATTAGTACTGCAGTACTCTGGATAACTCCAGGTTTGGGGCTATTCCTGGCTCCTTATAACTTGTTCATACAGAATGTGGTGTAAGGTCTGGGGCGTTCCCATCACAGCAGCCCTATCACTCATTGATCCCTACTGTACACACGTCGGTAGTTCTACTCTCATGGTATTACTGTGCTACATAACGCCTTGTACAATGCCTACAAGTCAGGGGCCCTCTGTGGCCCTGATATATAGTCTTCATGGTATATGCCACCTCCGGCAGCACAGCAGGAGATCTGTGTCACTGAGGAAGCTGGCTCAGTAGCAGGTATAGTCTGACAGCTCGGAGCGGGGTCCCTGGGTGCGGGGAGCGGCGGGGTCCCTGGGTGCGGGGAGCGGCGGGGTCCCTGGGTGCGGGGAGCGGGGTCCCTCGGTGCGGGGAGCGGCAGGGTCCCTGGGTGCGGGGAGCGGGGTCCCTGGCCACCTTCCAGTCTGAACGTTACTATAAAGGTGATCGGTGAGGTTCTGCAGGACACATTAGCAGTGAGACGTGTATCTAGGGATATGATGAGTGATGCAGTTGGTGGAGTGTGTACATCTGGTATATCCTGCAATATAAGGAGATTACAGTACTGAGGAGAGAGAGCCCTATGAAGGGAGGAGTTGTTGTCTGTAGATGGATAAGGAGCAGCTGACCAGGTTTAGCAGACAGTTTATAGGGTAATCTCCAGAAACATATGGCTGATTTATTGTGCTCTCCTGCAGTGATCCTCCGTTAATTACTGATCAGTGATTTATGATCAGCAgcctatgtgtgtatgtgtctggtaTATGTTCTGCTAGATTACACTGGGTATAAACATTGTAAGTGGACTGTCCATCTGGGAGAAAAGAAGTAGTGGATATATGTTCTTCTCATACCAGAATATCTACAGTAACGGTCATTGTAGGGTGCGctggggtttcctcccacactccaaaaacatactagtaggttgattggctgctaacaatttgaccctTCTCTCGCTGCATGTCTGTGTgatgtggaagccaacctgactgacacaatattgactctttatggttaatattgtttcaattaagcaatacaatattcttatgtttTATGTGTCCAATTCTGTTCTTTTCAGAATCCAGCTGGAAGGGGTCAGCGGGTGACATGGTTTGAGCAGATGTATTCTTAGTGCAGAAGGACAATCTTATTTACCTATAAGTTTAAAGAACAAGGAGAAAGGTCAAACTAAATAAAGTGAAGTGAGATTTGGGATCCCAACAATTATAACAATGTTGGTTTATGTGGTTTCCTTATCTCAAGGGAGACAATGTTCTATAGAAACTTCTTTACCATATTAGCATATTGTAAATAAGATTATAGATCTTTGTCTAACATatgctgttaaaatgtataaaagcttgtacttgtctgcaccatgacacatcatcatcaccatttatttatatagcgccactgattccgcagcgctgtacagagaacttgctcacatcagtccctgtcccattggagcttacagtctaaattcccctaatatacacacagacatacacacacactcacagactagagtcaatttttgatagcaaccaattaacctacttgtatgtttttggagtgtgggaggaaaccggagcacccagaggaaacccacacaaacacgaggagaacatacaaactccacacagataaggccatggtcgggatttgaactcatgaccccagcactgtaaggcagaagtgctaaccactaggccaccgtgctgcccccaccgCTCTTTGCTTGGaggtgtccacatctgatgtgaaaggaataaagacttcatacttacttcagaagactttaaaaatactttttgctttatcatgtgttagggaatttagactgtaagctccaatggggcagggactaatgtgaatgagttctctgtacagcgctgcagaattagtggcgctatataaatagctgatgatgattgtaccACTCGCATGTTTCCTGCTATAACGCTTAATGCATCTTTCAGTAATGTGACGTTACCTGTCCTCAATAATGAATGAGATTATTTAATGAAGCTAACATCATCGTCTGGGATAACCATCTGCAGAACGAGAGGTGCCTGAGGTCCTCACCTTTTCCATAGTCACAGCGTCTTCTGTGTCCTGCCAGTAATAATGTGGGGCTCACACTGTTCTCTTTCAGATCATCTATGCAGAGAGGCCGCTGACAGACAACCAGAGATCATTGACGTCCTATGGGCTAAAAGATGGCGACGTGGTGGTCTTGCGTCAGAAAGATCCCACAGAGACGCGGCCTGCAGCGCAGTTTCCAGGTACGCTGCTGCGATCACATGGGATGAGAGAGGCACATACAAGCCAGAACCCGCTCCGCTGGTTACCTGTAATGACATTACACCCTTTGCTGCGATCGTTGTCCGGCTGATCACACCTTCTGCCACATCTACCAACCTGTCAGATAATATTTCCATTCCATGTGTGGAGGGTTTAAGGACAGATCGGGGAATTATGGAGTAAACAGAAGAATGGTCGCCATGCTTGTTCACCCTAATGCCGTAGGGGGTGGAGCTTCTCTCACCAAGCAGGCAGAGTTTGAGTGACAGCTCTGCAGAAATGCTCGCTTTGGATTGGTGAAATAATAAATGGGGCAGGGCCAGTAATGTCCCAGTAACTCACCTTAATGACCTGTATGAGATCCCATAAGGACCCTATTTGGTgtaggaggagcttcagctgtctgtaatgaagGGGTTATACTTCTATTGTACCAGCTGCAGGGTGACCCTGAACAGTGCATCTGACCTCCCATTACATGCCTGAGGTGTATAGGTTTTGTTAGATGCTCCCTTTGTGGTGATAATGCTGGGTTCTGTGCTCTCTTCAGGGTTACCCAGGATAGACTTCAGCAGCATCGCAGTTCCCGGGACCTCCAGACAAACGGCTTCTCCCCAGCCCAACACGACTGCTCCAGATTCCACATCGTTTCCTCAGGGGCTGGATAACCCTGCTCTGCTACGGGAAATGCTGCTGACCAATCCCCATGAGCTGTCGCTGCTGAAAGAGCGGAATCCACCTCTGGCCGAGGCGCTGCTGAGCGGAGATTTGGGTGAGTGATGTCTCCCCGTGTCTGGGTGTGGCttcctgggggggagggggggcgctgtACGTTACGTGAGCTGATTTTATGTCTCCTGCAGAGAAATTCACTAAGGTCCTCCTGGAGCAACAACAGGAGAGAGCCAGGCGGGAGCAGGAGAGGATACGCCTTTTCTCCGCGGACCCTTTCGACCTGGAAGCGCAGGCTAAGATAGAGGAAGACATAAGGTGAGGCGCACATTTCCTGTGAGGGACTTTATTCCCTCTTGTTGATATCGTGACATCATCCTGCTCTATCTGGAAACCAGTTAGTAACAATAGACCATGATACATCATCACCTTTGGCAGCAGCCTTGGTTTGGTTCAGAGGACCGTGTTCAGTTTCGGCTGTAGCTCGAGTTGCTGTACTCTGATTGTATATTTTGTGGATCACTGGGCATGTAGGTGTTATCAGAATAATTTTATGCATAGCAAGATAATGTTATATTTCATACTAAGGACAGTTCTCAGGTGATGTCTATTTGTGGCTTAGACAGTGTAAGCAGCTATTTATAACCCCTGCTTATGGACGTGCATCTCCTGTGAAAGCCCCCGCAGATCCCGTTGTGGGGTGATTTGGAGACTCTCCATGACCTGTACGGTTCTCCCCTCAGGCAGCAGAACATCGAGGAGAACATGACCATCGCGATGGAGGAGGCTCCTGAGAGCTTCGGCCAGGTGGTGATGCTGTATATTAACTGCAAGGTGAATGGTTACCCCGTAAAGGCGTTCGTAGATTCAGGTGAGGACCAGCCGGCAGTGAGGATATCTGAGGAATTGGGGTCTTCATGGCCTCAGGGGAGTCACCGTTTTCTGTTTCTCATGGCAGGTGCCCAGATGACAATAATGAGCCAGGCCTGTGCGGAGCGGTGCCATATCATGAGACTAGTAGACAGACGGTGGGCCGGGATAGCTAAGGGGGTCGGCACGCAGAAAATCATCGGCAGAGTGCATCTGGGTGAGTTTAACTTCCCTGAAGCATATTTTTTCATTGCATGATACAAAATAATCTTAAAACGTTGCCAAGTGGTGTAAAACTCTAGAGACCGTATGGGGACCAGATCCTGGGAGTTGTTAGTCCCTGGTCTATAGGCTGTATGGGGACCAGATCCTGGGAGTTGTTAGTCCCTGGTCTATAGGCTGTATGGGGACCAGATCCTGGGAGTTGTTAGTCCCTGGTCTATAGGCTGTATGGGGACCAGATCCTGGGAGTTGTTAGTCCCTGGTCTATAGGCTGTATGGGGACCAGATCCTGGGAGTTGTTAGTCCCTGGTCTATAGGCTGTATGGGGACCAGATCCTGGGAGTTGTTAGTCCCTGGTCTATAAGCTGTATGGGGACCAGATCCTGGGAGTTGTTAGTCCCTGGTCTATAAGCTGTATGGGGACCAGATCCTGGGAGTTGTTAGTCCCTGGTCTATAGGCTGTATGGGGACCAGATCCTGGGAGTTGTTAGTCCCTGGTCTATAGGCTGTATGGGGACCAGATCCTGGGAGTTGTTAGTCCCTGGTCTATAAGCTGTATGGGGACCAGATCCTGGGAGTTGTTAGTCCCTGGTCTATAGGCTGTATGGGGACCAGATCCTGGGAGTTGTTAGTCCCTGGTCTATAGGCTGTATGGGGACCAGATCCTGGGAGTTGTTAGTCCCTGGTCTATAGGCTGTATGGGGACCAGATCCTGGGAGTTGTTAGTCCCTGGTCTATAGGCTGTATGGGGACCAGATCCTGGGAGTTGTTAGTCCCTGGTCTATAGGCTGTATGGGGACCAGATCCTGGGAGTTGTTGGTctctgatatagatatatactttaGAATGTATATAGGGAACAGACTGCAGCTCACTAAATTCTCTTATTTGTTATAGCTCAGGTACAGATAGAAGGTGATTTCCTGCCCTGCTCATTCTCTATCTTGGAGGAGCAGCCTATGGACATGCTGCTCGGCCTAGACATGCTGAAGAGACATCAGGTATGTGATGGTGACATAGATGGTAGGATCTAGAGTCCCCTCCTCGCTGATATGGAGGATGTCCGGTACAGGTAGATCGATGTCTGACGCAACTGTTTGTGCGTGATACAGGGGCAGATCCTGAcctaaatgtgtcctcttgcagTGTTCCATTGACCTGGAGAAGAATGTCTTAGTGATTGGCACGACGGGCACCCGTACTAGCTTCCTGCCCGAGGGCGAGCTTCCTGAGTGTGCCCGACTGGCATACGGCCCAGGGAGGGAGGATATGCGCCCTGAAGAGATTGCAGATCGCGAGTTAGCGGAAGTATTGCAGAAATCTGCTGAGGAAGCAGGTACATGATGCATGGCTTGTCCGCACACGCGTGTAGTTGTGTGCATGTGTTGGGAATCTTTTCTCTTACATTATTAACCTGCCACACGGCCTGCACTGTGTTTGGTGTGGTCTGTGTAATGTGCTTGTTCCATCTGCCTGTCCATATCCCTATAGAAATGGGATAGATGGCTCTATAAATCTCTCCCTCCATATAGACAGACGACCTTCTCAATAGGACCGCATGTTCATGGGTAATTTTTATGTAAATGTCTATTCTGTAAATTTGGAGCAACACAACGCTACAAATAAATCTACTTTTACTTTCTGCTCTTCTGCCTTCTCAATGGTGTCTTACGTTCTGCCCACTAGTTGTACATAGTTCTGTATGATGTCTCATCACCCCCCAAATCCCTGCTCCAACGCTGATCTGTATGGACAATTAGCAGAGTCTGCTTCCTACAGCCGATGCCAGAGCAGTATGCGGCTGGGTGGTCCGTAACAGGCAATGAAAATTCATACGTGTTTGAATGTGACTGGAAGAACACAGGACCCAGACCACTAACTAACTGCACGTGGCTTGTTGTGTTCTCCTAATATTAGTTTGCTGTTTTTGTCTTTCCTAATCCACACAGACCAGCAGAATCCATGATGCATGTGTGTGTAAtctggcacaggagggggaccgTACAGCAGGTAACTTATCAGCTAAGATAATGCTGTTCTCGTTTGTCATTTCAAATTTAAATGgttaacaatatgcaggaaagtGTGGTGAAAAATTTCTAGttcctgagaatgcagcttatcaattcactaggaaccagtgacatcactgagagtgcagcctatccagtcactaggagccagtgacatcactgagagtgcagcctatccagtcactaggagccagtgacatcactgagagtgcagcctatccagtcactaggagccagtgacatcactgagagtgcagcctatccagtcactaggaaccagtgacatcactgagagtgcagcctatctagtcactaggagccagtgacatcactgagagtgcagcctatccagtcactaggaaccagtgacatcactgagagtgcagcctatccagtcactaggaaccagtgacatcactgagagtgcagcctatccagtcactaggagccagtgacatcactgagagtgcagcctatccagtcactaggagccagtgacatcactgagagtgcagcctatccagtcactaggagccagtgacatcactgagagtgcagcctatccagtcactaggagccagtgacatcactgagagtgcagcctatccagtcactaggagccagtgacatcactgagagtgcagcctatccagtcactaggaaccagtgacatcactgagagtgcagcctatccagtcactaggaaccagtgacatcactgagagtgcagcctatccagtcactaggagccagtgacatcactgagagttcagcctatccagtcactaggatccagtgacatcactgagaatgcaggaAACAGTGACGTCACATATGACCTGTGTATTTTTCATGAATGGGAGCCCTCTTGTATTGATCAAGAAGCGGTCTAACAAAATCCTCATTAGGGGAAAGTCAGTTCCCAATTAAGAGCACAGTATTTTGGTGCTAGTCATGTTCTCCGTTGAATTTAGCATCAGTTCAGCCACAGTCTACCATGCTTAACGCAGTGGAACACGGGCAGCTTAGCAGCATCTGTCTACCCATATCCTGATAGGTTTTGTTGTTAGAAAGTTTCATGCTCCATCACATGACATTATATAGTGCTATATGGAACACGCTGcgtcacattatattatatagtagGATATGGAACAAGATCCATCTCATGACATTATATGGTAGTATATGTAACACACTCCATCACGTGACAGGTAGTATTACATGGAACACGCTCCATCACACGATAATGTCCCCAAttctttttttgttctgtttgcagACAAGGAATCTACCTCAGTGGAAGGTCCATCTCTGGTGCCACCAACTGATGGACTTCACCAACCCGTCCATGCTTCAGGCACTGCTTCAACACCCCTCGCTCATTCTATTTCCACCCAGATCAGTGACTGCTCAAACCTGTCCACTGCGACCGAGAGCAGCAAGCCACCAACAAACCTGCCCAAAGCAGATGCCGTCTGTGATGGTGACCAGAGCTCACATCATTGGTCAGGACATTCAGTTGGCGACGACAGAAGTACAGCAGTTCCAGATTCTCCGTTGTCTAATGATGAGGGTACAGGGTCCATATTGGCTTCTGCTGACGAACTTGCAGATAGCTCCGTACCAGACCTTGAAGCTGAGCAGAACGATTTCATTATTAAGAGCGCTGAGTCCTATATCCACACAGCCTCTCATAATGAGCAGTCTAATTTGGAGCTCCACACGGATGACCTGCCTTGTTCTTCTGTGTCTGCATTGGTTTATGATGTGGATGAAGGACAGCAGAAGATGGCGGCTCTTTGTGACAGTGCTGAAGACACATTAGAAGTTGACACAGAGACTATTCCTTACCCTGCCATCGATGTTGAGTGCTGCAGACGCCTTTTCACGGATGTTGCGGTTGCTGGGTTGTCTGAGCTGCAGGAAAATGCTGAAAACCAGCCAGTTTCTTCGAATGACATGACCGTTGATGTAGTGTCTGAAGAAGTGGACAGTACCACCAAGCAAGATTACCCAAACCCGGCAAACATCTCTGGCCAAGATTTACAGGAAAGCTGCTTCTCTTTGGCTACTGCCTTGAAAGAACTCCATAAATTATTAGTCACCAGTGGTCAGGGTTCCTGTAGATCAGTAGCAGATGGGAAAGCATTTTCAGAATCTATTATTACAGATGTAGATCAGGGAAACAATCCGGAGTGTTCCCAAGAGGGGGACTCTAACGACAATTACTACGAAATTGGTAACGAGGTTTCCCTGTGTGATGAGAACATTTGCATCAAAGACCCTGAAGACTCCATGTGTACAGAGACCACAGTCAGCACCACTGATGTTTGTTCCGATGGAGTGGAGAGTTACGTTGAACCATCTAATATTTTGGGATCTCCTCTAATACACACAACGTCCCCAAGTGAAGTACGGCTGAGCTCTAATGGTAACGATGTGTATGATGGCAATCTTCCAAGACTAAGCACTGATCCTGAGGGTCTCGTCGGTGAACAGATCTCTTCTGGCCCACAGCCAGATCCCTCCTTTTCCTCAGCATCTGCTGTAGAGCGGATTGTCCATGCAGGGTTCTCATTGCCGGATGCTCTTCTAGCCCTAGAGCGGGCCGAGGGGAATGTGGAGCTGGCTCTGCTTGCCTTACTTGCTAAAAATATTGTAGTCCCCACGTAACTTATTTCCTTATTGGAAAAGCAAGAAGCAAAGTCCGACCTGTCTGGTTTTAGAGTGTGTCGTACTTCTTGGGGTGGAGCTGTTTTCTCCGCCTTCACAGAGTCCGTTGAGAACGTAACTTGTCCTTCGCACCCATCAGCCTGGACGAAACTTGTAAATCTTGGTGGAATGGCGGTCCTGCTGGGCGAATCCCATCTCTGCGTTTGTTGCCCTGATTGTCCTGCTGTGGGTAAAAAGTTGAGAGTTGACTCTTTCCAAAACTGTTGTTGACacgtttcaaaaaaaaaaaaaaaaaaaaattgtttggccCGCACTGTGCTCTTCCTGAAGCCATGACAGCGATTCTGTTTGTTTCTAAACCAAGGAAAATGGATGTCTGTGCACTATTGGTTTTCAGAGTTTATTGAAAAGAAATCCATGCTTATCCAAGAGCCATAGAGAATGCAGTTTTCTATTTCTTCACAtcacttttaatgtatttttaaaaacttaaaaacaaaaaaaatgatatcCTAAGTCCAGTGCAGCCTGCTGGTGACATAGTGTATTGCAGCTACATACTTGTGACTGGTAAAAATAGAGGCCTCATTACTCGTGTTAAAGTATTCAGACTATCCTACCTTTAAATCTTACAGGATACATTAAGGAAAATGTTTCCTCAAGaggtaaaataattaaattgtatttaaatcttAATCTAAGTGCATCTACTCTTAATGAGAAATAATATTGTACCCACTTGCTGCAAATTCCCTGCGCAGTCATTGGGTGGTAATCTGGCCACACACAATCCAATTCTGCGGCTCTACACTTGGGTCATGTTATCTGGCCAAAGACGGATTAGATCCGGCTACTCAGACGCTGCTCTTGAGTGTCTGGATCACTTCCGACTCCATCGCAGCTTGTTGTATAATGAGACGATGGCTCGGATAGCAGACATGTTTCTCTGTGCCACATAATGATCCTAGATAATTGGTGCTTGAAGACGCCAAACCGCTGCTTCTTGTGCCACTTTGTAAGCACAGGGAATGC
Coding sequences:
- the LOC142132624 gene encoding protein DDI1 homolog 2-like; the protein is CGAHTVLFQIIYAERPLTDNQRSLTSYGLKDGDVVVLRQKDPTETRPAAQFPGLPRIDFSSIAVPGTSRQTASPQPNTTAPDSTSFPQGLDNPALLREMLLTNPHELSLLKERNPPLAEALLSGDLEKFTKVLLEQQQERARREQERIRLFSADPFDLEAQAKIEEDIRQQNIEENMTIAMEEAPESFGQVVMLYINCKVNGYPVKAFVDSGAQMTIMSQACAERCHIMRLVDRRWAGIAKGVGTQKIIGRVHLAQVQIEGDFLPCSFSILEEQPMDMLLGLDMLKRHQCSIDLEKNVLVIGTTGTRTSFLPEGELPECARLAYGPGREDMRPEEIADRELAEVLQKSAEEADQQNP
- the RSC1A1 gene encoding regulatory solute carrier protein family 1 member 1 — protein: MEHAPSHDNVPNSFFVLFADKESTSVEGPSLVPPTDGLHQPVHASGTASTPLAHSISTQISDCSNLSTATESSKPPTNLPKADAVCDGDQSSHHWSGHSVGDDRSTAVPDSPLSNDEGTGSILASADELADSSVPDLEAEQNDFIIKSAESYIHTASHNEQSNLELHTDDLPCSSVSALVYDVDEGQQKMAALCDSAEDTLEVDTETIPYPAIDVECCRRLFTDVAVAGLSELQENAENQPVSSNDMTVDVVSEEVDSTTKQDYPNPANISGQDLQESCFSLATALKELHKLLVTSGQGSCRSVADGKAFSESIITDVDQGNNPECSQEGDSNDNYYEIGNEVSLCDENICIKDPEDSMCTETTVSTTDVCSDGVESYVEPSNILGSPLIHTTSPSEVRLSSNGNDVYDGNLPRLSTDPEGLVGEQISSGPQPDPSFSSASAVERIVHAGFSLPDALLALERAEGNVELALLALLAKNIVVPT